The Muricauda sp. SCSIO 65647 genome includes a region encoding these proteins:
- a CDS encoding arylsulfatase, with protein MKKAQNFILILLMLTVSIGCKNKAKESTAKAESDYDTIKKPNIVIIYLDDLGYGDVGAYGATEIQTPNMDALAHGGIKFTNGYASSATCTPSRYALLTGVYPWRNKNAKILSGTAPLLISTEQQTLPKLLKKQGYHTAIVGKWHLGLGDGQVNWNQRISPGPNEVGFDESYILAATQDRVPTVYIKNGRVENLDPNDPIEVDYAHNFEGEPTAITHPGLLTMKWHHGHNNSIVNGIPRIGYMKGGEAAKWSDVDMADNFLKKAQAYVKTHKDQPFFLYYALQQPHVPRTPHARFVGKSGMGPRGDVIVEADWCVGEFMKTLKEEGILDNTLVILSSDNGPVLNDGYYDEAVEKVGNHDPSGGLRGGKYSLFEAGTRVPFITYWNGTIQPGVSDAMVCQMDLLASIAKLIGMEEVNISDSKNVLNALLGTSDKGRDNLVLEATSRTALRSGNWLMIPPYHGVAINKNVGIELGNSTEYQLYNLKDDLGQQYDLAQSHPEKLAEMIKTFEALKGEHDQK; from the coding sequence ATGAAAAAGGCACAGAACTTTATCTTGATACTTTTGATGTTAACGGTCAGTATTGGCTGTAAAAACAAGGCAAAAGAAAGTACGGCCAAAGCGGAATCTGACTACGACACAATAAAGAAACCGAACATTGTCATTATCTACCTCGATGATCTTGGCTATGGCGATGTGGGTGCTTACGGTGCCACCGAGATTCAAACGCCGAACATGGATGCCCTGGCCCATGGAGGGATCAAATTTACCAACGGGTACGCTTCTTCAGCTACCTGCACCCCCAGTAGATATGCCTTGTTGACCGGGGTTTATCCTTGGAGGAACAAAAACGCCAAGATACTGTCAGGTACCGCCCCCCTATTGATTTCGACCGAACAACAGACACTTCCCAAATTGCTCAAAAAGCAAGGATACCATACCGCAATAGTGGGCAAATGGCATTTAGGGCTGGGCGATGGTCAGGTGAATTGGAACCAGCGCATTTCACCAGGGCCCAATGAGGTCGGTTTTGATGAATCGTATATTTTGGCCGCTACACAAGACCGGGTTCCTACGGTATACATAAAGAATGGCCGGGTTGAAAACCTGGATCCCAACGATCCCATTGAAGTCGATTATGCCCACAATTTTGAAGGAGAGCCCACGGCCATCACGCATCCGGGGCTACTGACCATGAAATGGCACCATGGCCATAACAACAGTATCGTCAATGGCATACCAAGAATCGGCTACATGAAAGGTGGTGAAGCTGCCAAATGGAGTGATGTCGATATGGCCGACAACTTTTTGAAAAAGGCACAAGCCTATGTCAAAACCCATAAAGACCAACCTTTCTTTTTGTACTATGCCCTACAACAGCCCCATGTGCCAAGAACACCACATGCGAGATTTGTCGGAAAATCAGGAATGGGTCCAAGGGGCGATGTCATTGTGGAGGCCGATTGGTGTGTTGGCGAGTTCATGAAAACCTTAAAAGAGGAGGGTATTCTAGACAATACCTTGGTGATTCTATCAAGTGACAATGGCCCTGTTTTAAATGATGGCTATTATGACGAGGCGGTAGAAAAAGTAGGAAACCACGACCCCAGTGGTGGTTTGCGCGGTGGCAAATATAGTCTGTTCGAAGCAGGCACCAGGGTACCCTTTATCACCTATTGGAACGGTACCATTCAACCTGGGGTATCAGATGCCATGGTCTGCCAGATGGATCTATTGGCATCTATCGCCAAGTTGATCGGGATGGAAGAAGTGAACATTTCTGACAGCAAGAATGTATTGAATGCCCTATTGGGCACCAGTGACAAAGGAAGAGACAATTTAGTGCTGGAAGCAACTTCAAGAACCGCCCTGAGAAGTGGAAACTGGCTGATGATACCTCCGTACCATGGAGTGGCCATCAACAAAAATGTAGGGATAGAACTGGGAAATTCAACCGAATACCAGCTCTACAATTTAAAAGACGACCTTGGGCAGCAATATGATCTTGCCCAATCACATCCTGAAAAACTGGCGGAAATGATCAAAACTTTTGAGGCGCTGAAAGGTGAACATGACCAAAAATGA